Within the Polymorphobacter megasporae genome, the region TTCGCCGGCCTTCTGGACAGTCAAGACAGCATCACCAAGCGTGTTCTTGCCGTTAAGGCAAAGCAGCTGAAGCTTCGGCGACGCCTTGTCGACATACTTGGTGAACGAAATGTCCTGAACATTCGCTTTGCCCGATCCGCCGCCCTTGGCAACGTGCATCGAGCCGCTCTGGGACATGCCCCACGACCAGGCAAGAACATCGATCGAAGCGGTATGCCCGTGGCCGATGGACTCGCCATCGGCGCCGGGGATCTTGATGAACATGTCGACGGCCATAAAACTTCTCCTGTTGGGGGAATGAAATGATTATCGTTGCGCCGAGGTTTATCCCCCTGCCTGGCGCAGCGACGAAGTCATACTCAGGGAAATATCCATGCCTTCCATCTGGAAGTGCGGCACGAACTGGAAGCTGGCGCGGTAATAGCCAGGATTCTCCTCGTCTTCCGACAAGTCGATCTGCGCCGCCTTAAGCGGCTGCCGCGCTTTTTGCGCCTCGCTCGACATATCGGGCATGCCGTCAACGTAGAGCTGGACCCAGTCCTGCAACCGCCGTTGGAGCTGGGTGACTGTAGGCGTTCCGCCAACCCAGTCGCGAACCATGCACTTCAGGTAATGCGCAAAACGAGCACTGGTGAACAGATACGGCAGGCGTGCCGACAGGCGCGCATTCGCAGTTGCTCCCTTATCGGCATATTCCTTCGGCATGTGCAGCGTCTGACCGCCGATGAAGGTCGCCTGGTCGGTGTTCTTGCGGTGGATCAGGCCGATCAGTCCCGCCGCCGACAATTCGCCCTCGCGACGGTCGCTGATCGCAACTTCGGTCGGGCACTTGACTGCAGTATCACCATCGTCGGTCGGGAACATCGCCGTCGGCAGCCCCTCGACCGTGCCGCCCGACTGCACGCCGCGAATGCGCGTGCACCAGCCGAACTCCTTGTGCGCGGCAGTGATGCGGACCGCCATCGCGTGCGCGGCGTTCATCCAGTTATACTTGTCGTGATCGCCGCCGGTATCCTCCTCGAACGCAAACTGTTCGACCGGCTCCGACGTTGCGCCATACGGTTTGCGGGCGAGAACGCGCGGCATCGTGAGTGCGATGTAACGCGAATCGTCCTTCGCACGCAGTGACCGCCACGCAGCATATTCAGGCGTGTCGAAAATCTTCGCGAGGTCGCGCGGCTTGGTCAGGTCCTGCCAGCTGTCCATGCCGAACAGCGCCGGCGAGGTACCCGAGATGAACGGCGCGTGCGATGCGCTCGACACCTTGGCCATGCCCTCGAGGACTTCGACATCGGTCGGGCTCTGGCTGAAGTAATAATCGCCCATGAGACAGCCGTACGGCTGGCCGCCAAGCTGACCGAACTCCTGCTCGTAGACCTTCTTGAACAATGGGCTCTGGTCCCAAGATGCGCCGCGATAGCTGCTGAACATTTTGCGCAGCTCGTCCTTCGAGACGTTCATCACCTTGATCTTGAGATCGGTCGATGTCTCGGTATTGAAGACGGTATACTGCAGCCCCCGCCACGCCGACTCGAGCGCCTGAAACTCTTCGTTGTGAATGATCACGTTGACCTGCTCGGTCAGCGTCCGGTCGAGCGC harbors:
- a CDS encoding Hcp family type VI secretion system effector — its product is MAVDMFIKIPGADGESIGHGHTASIDVLAWSWGMSQSGSMHVAKGGGSGKANVQDISFTKYVDKASPKLQLLCLNGKNTLGDAVLTVQKAGEVPVPYVKITFTDFIIASVSTGGSGGEDRLTENVTINFATVKFEYTPQKPDGTADTAVPYTWKIAENVAG
- the tssC gene encoding type VI secretion system contractile sheath large subunit — translated: MATDPASLAQSGAPAAAEITTDDFSALLQKEFKPRTDEAKSRVEMAVRTLAEQALAGSNVMPGDVIGTIESMISALDRTLTEQVNVIIHNEEFQALESAWRGLQYTVFNTETSTDLKIKVMNVSKDELRKMFSSYRGASWDQSPLFKKVYEQEFGQLGGQPYGCLMGDYYFSQSPTDVEVLEGMAKVSSASHAPFISGTSPALFGMDSWQDLTKPRDLAKIFDTPEYAAWRSLRAKDDSRYIALTMPRVLARKPYGATSEPVEQFAFEEDTGGDHDKYNWMNAAHAMAVRITAAHKEFGWCTRIRGVQSGGTVEGLPTAMFPTDDGDTAVKCPTEVAISDRREGELSAAGLIGLIHRKNTDQATFIGGQTLHMPKEYADKGATANARLSARLPYLFTSARFAHYLKCMVRDWVGGTPTVTQLQRRLQDWVQLYVDGMPDMSSEAQKARQPLKAAQIDLSEDEENPGYYRASFQFVPHFQMEGMDISLSMTSSLRQAGG